Proteins encoded by one window of Collimonas fungivorans:
- a CDS encoding TraB/GumN family protein, translated as MLRQIIVTLCWLPLSLLALPAQADAADAAGATMAPAPARQGGAMFKIQRAGHSAYVFGTIHVGRADFYPFDDKVLQAMQHSSAIALEIDPGNAQGLADLMTRYGIYANGKSLAQELPPPLLLQLNPLLEKYGLTLDAVASMKPWLLATMLGISEYTHQGYLAQYGVDATLAAYAKKQGKPVVELETAEQQLSLLGKLTPAEQIQFLQDSIDEILDPAKAQRSLQLMTLWRNGDVDGMAAMLAELTSDDTFTGKFVQRALLDERNPGLADGIAKLTSATPHAFIGIGMLHLVGKNSVLAMLRQRGYTVSRVY; from the coding sequence GTGCTTCGTCAGATTATAGTGACATTGTGCTGGTTGCCGTTAAGCCTGCTGGCGCTGCCGGCCCAGGCCGACGCCGCGGATGCCGCCGGCGCCACGATGGCGCCCGCACCCGCCCGCCAGGGCGGCGCCATGTTCAAGATTCAGCGCGCCGGCCACAGTGCTTATGTATTTGGCACTATCCATGTGGGCCGCGCCGATTTTTATCCTTTCGATGACAAAGTCTTGCAAGCGATGCAACACTCGTCGGCCATCGCACTGGAAATCGATCCCGGCAATGCCCAGGGACTGGCCGACCTGATGACCAGATACGGCATCTACGCCAACGGCAAATCGTTGGCGCAGGAACTGCCGCCGCCGCTGCTGTTGCAACTCAATCCGCTGCTGGAAAAATACGGCCTGACGCTGGACGCCGTGGCCAGCATGAAACCGTGGCTGCTGGCGACCATGCTCGGCATCAGCGAATACACCCACCAGGGTTATCTGGCGCAATACGGGGTCGATGCTACCTTGGCTGCGTATGCAAAAAAACAGGGCAAGCCCGTGGTTGAGCTGGAAACCGCAGAACAGCAGTTGTCCTTGCTGGGCAAGCTGACGCCGGCCGAGCAGATCCAGTTCCTGCAGGACAGCATTGACGAGATACTGGATCCGGCCAAGGCGCAGCGTTCATTGCAACTGATGACGCTGTGGCGTAACGGCGATGTCGACGGCATGGCCGCCATGCTGGCGGAACTGACCAGCGACGACACTTTCACCGGCAAGTTCGTGCAGCGCGCCTTGCTGGATGAACGCAACCCCGGCCTGGCCGACGGCATAGCCAAACTGACGAGCGCGACGCCACATGCATTCATCGGTATCGGCATGCTGCACCTGGTCGGTAAAAACAGCGTGCTGGCGATGCTGCGGCAACGCGGTTATACGGTAAGCCGGGTTTACTGA
- the mnmC gene encoding FAD-dependent 5-carboxymethylaminomethyl-2-thiouridine(34) oxidoreductase MnmC: MTVTDTPPADYALDWRGRDSFVLLDSEFGHGKHFFTAWQAWCGDPRRPRQLHYLALLPQPAAPTTHNELQQTAEDHPEWQALCSELCAAWPPAVPGFHRIFLQQGQLVLTLMIGDSAACLRQIVAKVDAFRLHGSRWREWPLPVLGILGRLAAGHASLDITGAEAAARKQLQQAGFVFDSSDGHTARFNPRFTARSAAAPVHNDRRAIVIGAGLAGSAACQRLVQRGWNVDLVESHTAPAQQASGNSAGIFMPVLSRDDNPGSRLSRSAYLFALQAWRQLGGIGAAFDGAACGVLQIARDTAHAESQQQLADYWRYPADYAQWLDQAAASRVAGWPVSGGAWFFPAAGWVQPRSLCQAMLDSCGEQLQTHFGQHATALEHGRDGWTIRDRQGAKIAAAPVVILANACEALQFPQAEDLPLSAIRGQVTYLDAGLVPAIRPVICGEAYLTPAYEGSCSIGASYDEDGETALRRDSQDDNLARLANILPGWQAGQAPLAGRVGFRCVASDRLPLVGALPDKNGASPVREAKLKDLPRFPGLYSLLGYASRGLIWAPLAAELLASQLNREPLPIEAELAAALDPARFLLKERRRGGPPRQ; the protein is encoded by the coding sequence ATGACGGTCACGGATACGCCGCCGGCAGACTACGCGCTTGATTGGCGCGGGCGGGACAGCTTCGTCCTGCTTGACAGCGAGTTCGGCCACGGCAAACATTTTTTCACCGCATGGCAAGCCTGGTGCGGCGATCCCCGGCGCCCGCGCCAATTGCACTACCTGGCGCTGCTGCCGCAGCCTGCCGCCCCTACCACACACAATGAGCTGCAGCAAACCGCGGAAGACCATCCGGAATGGCAGGCCTTGTGCAGCGAACTGTGCGCAGCATGGCCGCCGGCGGTGCCTGGCTTTCACCGGATTTTCCTGCAGCAGGGACAACTGGTCCTGACGTTGATGATCGGCGACAGCGCTGCCTGCCTGCGCCAGATAGTTGCAAAAGTGGATGCCTTCCGCTTGCACGGAAGCCGTTGGCGGGAATGGCCGTTGCCGGTGCTTGGCATATTGGGCAGGCTGGCTGCCGGACATGCAAGCCTGGACATTACAGGAGCGGAAGCGGCAGCCCGCAAACAGCTGCAGCAAGCAGGATTCGTGTTTGACAGCAGCGACGGACACACCGCCCGTTTTAACCCACGCTTCACCGCACGTTCGGCAGCTGCACCTGTCCACAATGACCGCCGCGCGATTGTCATCGGCGCCGGCCTGGCCGGCAGCGCAGCCTGCCAGCGCCTGGTGCAGCGCGGCTGGAACGTCGACCTGGTCGAAAGCCACACGGCGCCAGCGCAGCAGGCATCAGGCAACAGCGCCGGCATTTTCATGCCTGTGTTGTCGCGCGACGACAATCCCGGCTCGCGCCTCAGCCGCAGCGCCTATCTGTTCGCCCTGCAGGCCTGGCGCCAGCTGGGCGGCATCGGCGCCGCATTTGACGGCGCAGCCTGCGGCGTCCTGCAGATCGCCCGCGACACCGCACATGCAGAGAGCCAGCAGCAACTGGCTGATTACTGGCGTTATCCGGCCGACTATGCGCAGTGGCTGGACCAGGCGGCCGCAAGCCGCGTTGCCGGCTGGCCGGTCAGCGGCGGCGCCTGGTTTTTCCCGGCCGCCGGCTGGGTGCAGCCGCGCAGCCTTTGCCAAGCCATGCTGGACAGCTGCGGCGAGCAGCTGCAAACCCATTTCGGACAGCACGCCACCGCCCTCGAACACGGCAGGGACGGCTGGACCATACGCGACCGGCAGGGCGCGAAAATAGCCGCCGCACCGGTAGTGATCCTGGCGAATGCCTGCGAGGCCTTGCAGTTTCCACAAGCGGAAGATTTGCCTCTGAGCGCCATCCGCGGCCAGGTCACCTACCTCGATGCCGGGCTGGTTCCCGCCATCAGGCCGGTGATTTGCGGCGAAGCCTACCTGACTCCAGCTTATGAAGGTAGCTGCAGCATAGGCGCTTCATATGACGAGGATGGCGAAACGGCGCTGCGCCGCGACAGCCAGGACGACAACCTGGCGCGCCTGGCGAATATCCTGCCTGGCTGGCAGGCCGGCCAGGCTCCGCTGGCCGGGCGCGTCGGGTTCCGCTGCGTGGCCAGCGACCGCCTGCCGCTGGTCGGCGCCTTGCCGGATAAAAACGGAGCAAGTCCTGTGCGTGAAGCAAAGCTGAAAGACTTGCCGCGCTTTCCCGGTTTGTACAGCCTGCTGGGTTATGCCTCGCGCGGCCTGATCTGGGCGCCGCTGGCGGCGGAATTGCTGGCGTCGCAACTGAATCGAGAACCGCTGCCGATCGAAGCCGAGCTGGCGGCGGCGCTCGATCCGGCGCGTTTCCTGTTAAAAGAGCGGCGCCGCGGCGGCCCTCCGCGCCAATGA
- a CDS encoding YXWGXW repeat-containing protein: MKIKSILCISVLALSAGLVTPLTQVQAATYVGVQIGQPPPPRYEVVPPSRAGYVWAPGYWRWNGRRHVWMGGSWMRARPGYRYVPPRWERGPRGDWQMRPYRWDR, translated from the coding sequence ATGAAAATCAAATCAATTTTATGCATCAGCGTGCTGGCGCTGAGCGCAGGCCTGGTGACGCCGCTGACCCAAGTCCAGGCGGCAACTTATGTCGGGGTCCAGATCGGACAGCCGCCGCCGCCGCGTTATGAGGTGGTGCCGCCATCGCGCGCCGGTTATGTCTGGGCGCCCGGATACTGGCGCTGGAACGGCCGCCGCCATGTGTGGATGGGCGGCAGCTGGATGAGGGCGCGGCCGGGTTACCGTTACGTGCCGCCGCGCTGGGAACGCGGTCCGCGCGGCGACTGGCAGATGCGGCCATACCGCTGGGATCGTTAA
- a CDS encoding NAD(P)/FAD-dependent oxidoreductase, with protein sequence MLRLNEVQLPLDHLEDALHAAILGRLGIAAEEMLGYTIFRRSYDARKKSAVILTYSVDVELKDEDAVLKRLARDRTVAPTPDTNYRFVAQAPGRLKSRPVVIGTGPCGLFAGLILAQMGFNPIILERGKAVRERTKDTWGLWRKRELQPESNVQFGEGGAGTFSDGKLWTQIKDPKHYGRKVLTEFVKADAPDEIMYVSKPHIGTFRLVKMVEQMRASIEALGGEFRFQQKVEDIDIEWKNDSGQVRAVVLASGETIVTDHVVLAIGHSARDTFQMLYDRGVYIEAKPFSLGFRIEHPQSLIDKCRFGPSAGHPILGAADYKLVHHCESTQARGRAVYSFCMCPGGTVVAATSEPGRVVTNGMSQYSRNERNANSGIVVGITPADYPGHPLAGIDFQRQWESRAFELGGGTYDAPGQLVGDFIAGRPSTALGSVTPSYKPGVLLGDLSTALPDYAIAAIREALPVFDKQIRGFAMADAVLTGVETRTSSPVRIKRHDDSLQSVNTTGLFPAGEGAGYAGGIMSAAIDGIRVAEAVALSIMNKN encoded by the coding sequence ATGTTGCGATTGAATGAAGTACAACTCCCCCTCGACCACCTCGAAGACGCCTTGCACGCAGCGATTCTGGGGCGGCTGGGAATCGCCGCTGAGGAAATGCTCGGTTACACAATTTTCCGCCGCAGCTACGATGCCCGCAAGAAATCCGCGGTGATACTGACTTACAGCGTGGATGTCGAGCTCAAGGATGAAGATGCTGTACTCAAGCGCCTGGCGCGCGATCGCACCGTGGCGCCGACGCCAGACACCAACTATCGTTTTGTGGCGCAAGCCCCGGGCCGGCTGAAATCGCGGCCGGTGGTGATCGGCACCGGGCCGTGCGGCCTGTTTGCCGGCCTGATCCTGGCGCAGATGGGGTTCAATCCGATCATCCTGGAACGCGGCAAGGCGGTGCGCGAGCGCACCAAGGATACCTGGGGACTGTGGCGCAAACGCGAGCTGCAGCCGGAATCCAATGTCCAGTTCGGCGAAGGCGGCGCCGGCACGTTTTCCGACGGCAAGCTGTGGACCCAGATCAAGGATCCCAAGCACTACGGCCGCAAGGTGCTGACCGAATTCGTCAAGGCCGATGCGCCGGACGAAATCATGTATGTCAGCAAGCCGCACATCGGCACTTTCCGGCTGGTCAAGATGGTGGAGCAGATGCGCGCCAGCATCGAAGCGCTGGGCGGCGAGTTCCGCTTCCAGCAAAAGGTCGAGGATATCGACATCGAGTGGAAAAACGATAGCGGCCAGGTACGCGCAGTGGTGCTTGCCAGCGGCGAAACCATCGTCACGGACCATGTGGTGCTGGCGATCGGCCACAGCGCCCGTGACACTTTCCAGATGCTGTACGACCGCGGCGTGTATATCGAAGCCAAGCCATTCTCGCTCGGCTTCCGCATCGAACATCCGCAATCCCTGATCGACAAATGCCGCTTCGGCCCCAGCGCCGGCCATCCTATCCTCGGCGCCGCCGATTACAAGCTGGTCCATCATTGTGAATCAACGCAAGCCCGTGGGCGCGCGGTCTACAGTTTCTGCATGTGCCCGGGCGGCACCGTGGTGGCAGCCACTTCTGAACCGGGACGGGTGGTGACCAACGGCATGAGCCAGTACTCGCGCAACGAACGCAACGCCAACAGCGGCATCGTGGTCGGCATCACGCCGGCCGATTATCCCGGCCATCCGCTGGCGGGCATAGATTTCCAGCGGCAATGGGAATCGCGCGCCTTCGAACTGGGCGGCGGCACCTACGATGCGCCCGGCCAGCTGGTAGGCGACTTCATCGCCGGCCGGCCATCGACTGCCCTCGGTTCGGTGACCCCTTCCTACAAACCCGGCGTCCTGCTGGGCGACCTCAGCACCGCCTTGCCGGACTATGCGATTGCCGCTATCCGTGAGGCCTTGCCGGTATTCGATAAGCAAATCCGCGGTTTCGCCATGGCCGACGCGGTGCTGACCGGGGTCGAGACCCGCACTTCGTCGCCGGTGCGCATCAAACGCCACGACGATAGCCTGCAAAGCGTGAATACGACGGGATTGTTTCCGGCCGGCGAAGGCGCCGGTTATGCCGGCGGCATCATGT